One Oscillospiraceae bacterium DNA window includes the following coding sequences:
- a CDS encoding zinc ribbon domain-containing protein: MSRYCTKCGNTLTDDEKFCSSCGTAVPTDLAAPKAAKQSTPQQKNQTSTTLKLTTDITSSLGNTVMASDLAGELTLSGGLSPIFKANEILDPIKVLFGGIGRTIKGFAAIFKNKKALIPAVVLAALWLIFPILLSLGINPAPIKFLSALIFAQGGLSGGILGAIGGIIGKGMFAALFVSLFNGNMKGIGSNLKLFFASFQFKKAALNGYFLVGAGFALIAYNFMAGYASLWQSAVGISGLLLSLRALKNTSGSFMRNMITSLLSKKQNTLRTVNTDAVERVISGLTAGFAASVVLSVIPWAYTPYCVGFAVLAAGIVLYIIRKSKKEVPAS; encoded by the coding sequence ATGTCCAGATATTGTACGAAATGCGGCAATACGCTGACGGATGATGAAAAATTCTGTTCGTCCTGCGGAACCGCCGTACCAACAGATTTAGCTGCACCAAAAGCCGCTAAGCAATCAACTCCGCAACAAAAAAATCAAACTTCAACAACTTTAAAATTGACTACAGATATTACTTCTTCACTTGGAAACACTGTCATGGCATCCGATCTTGCAGGAGAACTAACGCTTTCGGGAGGCCTGTCACCAATATTTAAAGCAAACGAAATACTTGATCCCATAAAAGTTCTTTTTGGAGGCATCGGCAGAACCATTAAAGGCTTTGCGGCAATATTTAAAAATAAAAAAGCACTTATTCCCGCAGTTGTGCTTGCGGCTTTATGGCTTATTTTCCCGATACTGCTTTCGCTCGGAATCAATCCCGCTCCAATAAAGTTTCTATCGGCACTTATATTTGCGCAAGGCGGGCTGAGCGGCGGCATTTTAGGCGCGATTGGCGGCATAATAGGCAAAGGTATGTTCGCGGCTCTGTTCGTTTCGCTTTTTAACGGAAATATGAAAGGGATAGGCAGTAACCTAAAACTATTTTTTGCTTCATTTCAATTCAAAAAAGCCGCTCTGAACGGATATTTCCTTGTCGGCGCAGGCTTTGCGCTGATTGCGTATAACTTTATGGCAGGTTATGCTTCGCTGTGGCAAAGCGCAGTCGGAATTTCAGGGCTGCTGCTGTCGCTGCGTGCTCTGAAAAACACAAGCGGGAGTTTTATGCGAAATATGATTACTTCACTTCTGTCAAAAAAGCAAAATACACTCAGAACTGTTAATACCGATGCAGTAGAACGAGTCATATCCGGATTAACGGCCGGATTCGCAGCCTCGGTGGTATTATCCGTTATACCATGGGCATATACGCCATATTGCGTTGGCTTTGCAGTTCTTGCCGCAGGAATCGTACTTTATATTATTCGCAAAAGTAAAAAGGAGGTGCCTGCATCATGA
- a CDS encoding zinc-ribbon domain-containing protein, with amino-acid sequence MSKFCSNCGAQLNENDNSNFCSNCGAGLTHKSTTGAENTNQEQTNKPAQRTLVGWSDACNKPEIIRIAGKHKKHAVIFAVILSALFIIGFTIAGFASDELEPGTAILIGCGLALMMIVISLVRVNNMKKPIWDGRVVNKTEKRKTKTENYGDDEHLVHYMEYTVYLQGADGSKKKIRIQNNREWYDYLNIGDYVRYHPSFSTYEKYDKSHDSYIFCNICGKKNDIRENYCCFCKSLLFK; translated from the coding sequence ATGAGCAAATTCTGCAGCAACTGCGGAGCGCAGCTGAATGAAAATGACAACTCAAATTTTTGCTCTAACTGCGGTGCAGGCTTAACACACAAATCCACCACAGGCGCGGAAAACACAAATCAAGAACAAACAAATAAACCCGCTCAAAGGACTCTTGTTGGCTGGTCGGACGCTTGTAACAAACCCGAAATTATACGCATAGCCGGTAAACATAAAAAGCATGCCGTTATATTTGCCGTTATTTTATCCGCGCTTTTTATCATCGGCTTTACTATTGCCGGTTTTGCGTCTGATGAACTCGAACCGGGAACAGCAATTCTGATAGGGTGTGGATTAGCCTTAATGATGATTGTTATTAGTCTGGTGCGCGTTAATAATATGAAAAAGCCGATATGGGATGGGCGTGTTGTCAATAAAACTGAAAAGAGAAAAACCAAAACCGAAAATTACGGAGACGACGAACATCTTGTCCACTATATGGAATACACTGTATATTTACAAGGTGCTGACGGAAGTAAAAAGAAAATTCGTATTCAAAATAACCGGGAATGGTATGATTATTTAAATATAGGTGATTATGTCCGTTATCATCCCTCGTTTTCAACATATGAAAAATATGATAAGTCGCATGACAGTTATATTTTCTGTAATATTTGCGGCAAAAAGAACGATATAAGAGAAAATTATTGCTGTTTTTGCAAATCACTGTTATTCAAATAA
- a CDS encoding radical SAM protein — protein MRKLLINGKYEKIPAFPHPKDYALRCAQFFGAKSVFAFAKVGHFHTFTEILNSRRFECGIPRDILIDPTNACNMHCKGCWAGDYEHTDGISYERLDLLLTEAEQLGALDILYTGGEPLMRKAELIELARKHKKLFFGIFTNGTLVDDKLANEIKHAGNITLFISIEGYEEETDFRRGKGAYQKIIRAMHILKENKIAYAFSLCYHKNNYKLITSDGFLDFLRDNGAWFGWAFGYRPIGKNADMSLVLNADEREFVRERFNEYSDRHSFTIIDLFNNGHKVFGCVGGGSGYLHINAAGDVEPCAFCHYSDSNINKMTLQEALQSPFLRAFRRGQPFSDNPLTPCPLFDNPEKMVELSEKYNAVSTHFEQKESAADFADKVSFISCEWQKASSVNINKLTDNEINMFRKMKKVLSLRKKLAKDE, from the coding sequence ATGAGAAAACTGCTTATTAACGGTAAATATGAAAAGATACCGGCTTTTCCGCATCCAAAAGACTATGCTTTGCGGTGCGCACAGTTTTTCGGCGCAAAAAGCGTTTTTGCTTTTGCAAAAGTAGGACATTTTCATACGTTTACCGAAATACTAAACAGCCGCCGTTTTGAATGCGGCATACCAAGAGATATACTTATCGATCCGACAAACGCTTGCAACATGCATTGCAAGGGATGCTGGGCGGGGGATTACGAACATACAGACGGTATTTCTTACGAAAGGCTTGATTTACTTTTAACGGAAGCGGAACAGCTCGGAGCGCTTGATATTCTGTATACGGGCGGCGAGCCTCTCATGCGTAAGGCCGAGCTGATTGAGCTTGCGCGAAAACATAAAAAGCTTTTCTTCGGCATATTTACAAATGGCACATTAGTCGATGATAAGCTGGCAAACGAGATTAAACACGCAGGCAACATTACTCTTTTTATCAGCATTGAGGGCTATGAGGAAGAGACCGATTTCCGACGCGGAAAAGGCGCGTATCAAAAAATCATACGCGCGATGCATATATTAAAAGAAAATAAAATTGCTTATGCGTTTTCTTTATGCTATCACAAAAATAACTACAAGCTGATCACAAGCGATGGATTTCTTGATTTCTTGCGTGATAACGGAGCGTGGTTCGGCTGGGCCTTCGGATACAGACCGATAGGAAAAAATGCCGATATGTCGCTTGTTCTCAACGCTGATGAACGTGAATTTGTCCGGGAACGATTTAATGAGTATTCAGACCGTCATTCATTTACTATAATCGATCTTTTTAATAACGGACATAAGGTATTCGGTTGCGTCGGCGGAGGAAGCGGATATCTGCATATAAATGCCGCGGGAGATGTCGAACCCTGCGCTTTTTGCCATTATTCCGACTCAAACATAAATAAAATGACGCTGCAGGAAGCGTTGCAGTCGCCATTTTTACGAGCGTTCCGCCGCGGACAGCCATTTTCCGATAATCCGCTTACGCCCTGCCCTCTTTTTGACAATCCCGAAAAAATGGTAGAGCTTTCCGAGAAATACAACGCCGTTTCCACTCATTTTGAACAAAAAGAGAGCGCCGCTGACTTTGCGGATAAAGTAAGCTTCATTTCCTGTGAGTGGCAAAAAGCATCATCGGTAAATATTAACAAGCTGACTGATAATGAAATCAATATGTTCAGAAAAATGAAAAAGGTACTTTCGTTAAGAAAAAAACTCGCTAAAGACGAATGA
- a CDS encoding flavodoxin family protein has product MKAVCISGSPRFNGSTSLIIKEIMRALEAHDIQIHLYRLNDLNISYCSGCKSCDITGECIYKDDVQKVIHDIYDAQLVIVASPSYWGDVTGQMKVFIDRCTPYSNTDAARLPVSSEVKGVAVAVRAGVNKQENMNLVHTIEHFLGHLDIPLTSYFTVEGIDSEKELLHRPDILADAYSFGEKLFRLLD; this is encoded by the coding sequence ATGAAAGCAGTCTGCATATCAGGAAGCCCAAGATTCAATGGAAGCACATCGCTAATTATAAAAGAAATTATGAGGGCTTTAGAAGCTCACGATATACAAATACATTTATACAGATTGAACGATTTGAATATTTCATATTGCAGTGGTTGTAAATCCTGTGATATTACCGGGGAATGTATTTATAAGGACGATGTACAAAAAGTCATTCATGATATATATGACGCCCAGCTTGTGATTGTTGCATCGCCTTCTTACTGGGGAGACGTAACCGGACAGATGAAGGTTTTTATTGACAGGTGCACACCGTACAGCAACACTGATGCTGCCAGACTTCCGGTTTCATCTGAAGTTAAAGGCGTTGCCGTTGCGGTAAGAGCAGGCGTCAACAAACAGGAAAACATGAATCTTGTGCATACCATAGAACATTTTTTGGGTCATCTTGATATTCCTCTTACTTCATATTTTACAGTCGAGGGAATCGATTCCGAAAAGGAATTACTGCATCGTCCGGATATCCTCGCGGATGCATATTCTTTCGGCGAAAAGCTTTTTCGGTTATTGGATTGA
- a CDS encoding SIS domain-containing protein — MTLMQKEIFEQPKALATIKKTNESTIKALCTEIAKRDIRYCYFAARGTSDHASIYTQYLLGTYVGVPSALATPSVITAYDGKLCLKDSIVFGVSQSGKAADALAVMERGKKCGAITVAVTNDEASPMAKAADYHLFCNAGPEKSVAATKTFTAQMYVLALLVAEWSKNEELSDALEAVPGTLNEFIDTLSEKIDSIITRYRFMTEGFTLGRGYNYPIALENALKLQETNYVKMKGAAVSDFHHGPFAQVEANTIAILYADKGPVYKDAVEMLYKLENAGAEVLLISDDPVLCEGRELSIKMPNLGTDAVSVFFNAVFAQLFACKLAALKGRNPDEPRNLKKVTITK; from the coding sequence ATGACTTTAATGCAAAAGGAAATCTTCGAACAGCCCAAGGCGCTGGCGACGATCAAAAAAACAAACGAATCCACAATTAAGGCATTATGCACAGAGATCGCAAAACGCGACATCAGATATTGCTATTTTGCCGCACGCGGCACTTCCGATCATGCTTCTATATACACACAGTACCTTCTCGGTACTTATGTCGGCGTCCCTTCCGCACTGGCCACTCCTTCTGTAATAACAGCTTATGATGGAAAGCTCTGTCTGAAAGATTCCATTGTGTTCGGCGTTTCTCAGTCAGGAAAAGCAGCCGACGCGCTCGCTGTTATGGAAAGAGGCAAGAAATGCGGCGCCATAACCGTTGCCGTTACCAACGATGAGGCGTCACCTATGGCAAAAGCCGCGGATTATCACCTATTCTGCAATGCCGGTCCTGAAAAGAGCGTCGCCGCGACAAAAACATTTACCGCTCAGATGTATGTTCTCGCGCTGCTTGTTGCAGAATGGTCGAAGAACGAGGAGCTTTCCGACGCACTTGAAGCTGTTCCTGGAACTCTTAATGAATTCATCGATACTCTTTCCGAGAAAATTGATTCCATAATAACGCGTTACCGCTTCATGACCGAAGGCTTTACACTCGGCAGAGGCTATAATTATCCGATCGCACTTGAAAACGCGCTTAAGCTCCAGGAAACCAATTATGTAAAAATGAAGGGTGCGGCTGTCAGCGACTTCCACCACGGTCCGTTTGCTCAGGTAGAGGCAAATACGATTGCTATTCTTTATGCCGATAAAGGACCGGTTTACAAGGATGCGGTAGAAATGCTTTATAAACTCGAGAATGCCGGAGCCGAAGTATTGCTTATATCAGACGATCCCGTGCTTTGTGAAGGCAGAGAGCTTTCTATTAAGATGCCAAATCTCGGAACCGACGCGGTAAGCGTTTTCTTCAACGCTGTCTTCGCACAGCTCTTCGCGTGCAAGCTCGCCGCATTGAAGGGCCGTAATCCCGATGAACCCCGCAATCTTAAAAAAGTCACAATAACAAAATAA
- a CDS encoding J domain-containing protein: MTDPYKVLGVSYNATDDEIKKAYRDLAKKYHPDNYHDNPLGDLAAEKMKEINAAYDEIQKQRSFSSHYSTFSGSSAGSSSNSNSSYSGGEFSRIRELIAAGRFSEADVLLNSFSTTSRNAEWYYLKGIIYRQSGQYNNAAESFRTAYNAEPTNGEYAAAYNELKNAQKRYGNYNTNRPSMSTCSACDMCSGLLCADCLCECCGGDLISCC; the protein is encoded by the coding sequence ATGACCGACCCGTACAAGGTCCTCGGCGTTTCATACAACGCCACCGACGACGAAATCAAAAAAGCATACCGTGATCTCGCTAAAAAATATCATCCTGATAATTACCACGACAATCCGCTTGGCGATCTCGCGGCAGAAAAAATGAAGGAAATAAATGCGGCTTATGATGAAATTCAAAAGCAGCGCTCATTTTCTTCGCATTATTCCACGTTTTCCGGTTCGTCTGCCGGCTCTTCTTCGAACAGCAATTCATCATATTCCGGCGGCGAATTCTCACGGATCAGAGAGCTGATTGCCGCCGGCAGATTCAGTGAAGCAGATGTGTTGTTGAATTCATTTTCCACAACGTCCCGCAATGCCGAATGGTATTATCTCAAAGGTATTATATACCGCCAAAGCGGACAGTATAACAACGCTGCAGAGAGCTTTCGGACTGCCTACAACGCAGAACCGACAAACGGTGAATACGCGGCGGCATATAACGAGCTGAAGAATGCGCAAAAACGTTATGGCAACTACAACACCAACCGCCCGAGCATGTCGACATGCTCCGCATGTGATATGTGCTCCGGGCTTTTATGTGCAGACTGTTTATGCGAATGCTGCGGCGGCGACCTTATAAGCTGTTGCTGA
- a CDS encoding DUF5685 family protein: MFGYVKPAVGDLLVKHHELYKAVYCGLCHSVSSAVSPLMTSSLSYDFVFLALVRASLLGERFEIGKERCAVHPMKKRPSAASKSGDSLDFSAKAGFILTAYKIFDDINDRDQPFFKKLFLFPTAAFCRAKLRRIKKKDPLISSLSDFVDSRISSLSLMESSDCASLDKLCAVSGDILSEIFSFGLEGNEKLIASEIGSFVGRFIYTADAADDLSKDERHGSFNPLLNKYGSVTDAFSAFEDIDTAQSIYISRIDAAVSLLPRDSEYLPIIENITSLGLSSVFGNIIKKYEKQLSKPKGLNT; this comes from the coding sequence ATGTTCGGGTATGTAAAACCAGCTGTCGGCGATCTGCTTGTAAAACATCACGAATTATATAAAGCGGTATATTGCGGACTATGTCATTCGGTTTCATCCGCTGTTTCGCCTCTTATGACCTCGTCATTAAGTTATGACTTCGTTTTTCTTGCGCTCGTCCGTGCTTCACTGCTTGGCGAACGATTTGAAATCGGCAAAGAGCGCTGTGCCGTGCATCCGATGAAAAAGCGTCCGTCAGCTGCTTCAAAATCAGGCGATTCACTCGACTTCTCCGCAAAAGCCGGATTTATACTCACGGCATATAAAATTTTCGACGATATCAATGACCGTGATCAGCCGTTTTTTAAAAAGCTGTTTCTTTTTCCGACAGCCGCGTTTTGCAGGGCAAAGCTCAGGCGCATTAAGAAAAAAGACCCGCTTATTTCATCTCTTTCCGATTTCGTCGATTCTCGTATAAGCTCTCTTTCTCTTATGGAAAGCTCTGATTGTGCATCTCTTGACAAATTATGCGCCGTTTCCGGCGATATTCTTTCCGAAATTTTTTCTTTCGGTCTTGAAGGGAACGAGAAACTCATCGCCTCCGAGATCGGCTCGTTCGTCGGAAGATTTATATATACAGCCGACGCGGCAGATGACCTTTCAAAGGATGAAAGGCATGGTTCGTTTAATCCCCTGCTCAATAAATATGGCTCCGTCACGGATGCTTTTTCTGCTTTTGAGGATATAGACACAGCGCAAAGCATATATATATCCCGCATCGACGCCGCCGTTTCACTGCTTCCCCGCGATTCAGAATATCTCCCGATTATTGAAAACATCACTTCTCTCGGACTTTCATCCGTATTCGGAAATATAATTAAAAAATACGAAAAGCAACTCTCAAAACCGAAAGGCTTGAATACATGA
- a CDS encoding glycosyltransferase, translating to MKKKILFIGITMNCAGTEKSFVSFINTFDFDKYDATLLLAKKKGPFLKLLPNKLKIIEINNYGDHFLQSGKNARGNIYNTFIRKNPFTAFTVLPYYIKIMLHPENVSSDATRLWIRLMDYLPAIDEKFDVAVAYWGDRTMFYMLDKVKADKYITWMHFDYAHPKRDDSIYLPYFKRCDSIVNVSSTVDDALKKSLPELSGKCVVIENINSPSAIKIMADEPAIFPDPDYQGKRILSVGRITFQKGFDLAIRALKHLRTDGIDAKWYVIGEGDNEYKKNLSLLAEEYGVADSFVFMGAYPNPYPFIKKCDVYAQPSRFEGKPISVEEAKILSKPIVVCDYLSAAEQLRSGKLGLISSFEETDLSEKLEMLLTDDALSDSLVKSLQSEMLSNEAEISKFYNLI from the coding sequence ATGAAAAAGAAAATACTCTTCATAGGCATCACTATGAATTGCGCCGGAACGGAAAAAAGCTTTGTCTCGTTTATAAACACATTCGATTTTGATAAATACGACGCGACTCTCCTTCTGGCAAAAAAGAAAGGACCTTTTTTAAAGCTCCTTCCTAATAAGCTTAAGATCATAGAAATAAATAATTATGGTGATCATTTCTTACAATCCGGTAAAAACGCACGTGGTAATATTTATAATACCTTCATAAGGAAAAATCCGTTTACAGCTTTTACCGTACTTCCATATTATATAAAAATTATGCTTCATCCTGAAAATGTTTCATCCGACGCCACCCGTCTCTGGATACGACTTATGGATTATCTTCCGGCAATCGATGAAAAATTCGATGTTGCCGTGGCTTACTGGGGCGACAGGACTATGTTTTATATGCTCGATAAAGTAAAAGCCGATAAATATATAACATGGATGCATTTCGACTATGCTCATCCGAAAAGAGACGATTCGATATATCTGCCATACTTTAAAAGATGCGACTCAATTGTAAACGTTTCGTCCACGGTGGACGACGCATTAAAAAAGTCTCTTCCAGAGCTGTCCGGAAAATGCGTTGTTATCGAAAATATCAATTCTCCTTCCGCAATAAAAATAATGGCGGACGAACCGGCCATATTTCCCGACCCTGATTATCAGGGAAAACGCATCTTATCCGTAGGTAGAATAACTTTTCAAAAGGGATTTGATCTTGCCATCCGCGCATTGAAGCATCTGCGTACCGACGGTATAGATGCAAAATGGTATGTGATAGGCGAAGGTGATAACGAATATAAAAAGAATCTGTCTCTGCTCGCGGAGGAATACGGCGTCGCGGACAGCTTCGTCTTTATGGGAGCATATCCCAACCCATATCCGTTTATAAAAAAATGCGATGTGTACGCCCAACCTTCAAGATTTGAGGGAAAACCGATTTCTGTGGAAGAAGCAAAAATTCTGTCAAAGCCTATTGTAGTATGTGATTATCTTTCGGCAGCCGAACAGCTACGTAGCGGAAAACTCGGGCTGATATCCTCATTTGAGGAAACCGATCTTTCGGAAAAGCTTGAAATGCTCCTCACCGACGACGCTTTATCTGATTCTCTTGTGAAATCGCTGCAAAGCGAAATGCTCTCAAACGAAGCCGAAATATCTAAATTTTACAATCTTATATGA
- a CDS encoding MFS transporter, with product MSLLSQTDSAISPEKRKQATILGVMLCISYCVSYIGRLDFSACIPAMAAEGVFNSAFAGLTGTGFLIFYGIGQFINGFLGDRTDPGAMIGIGLFFSGICNICVGLSSSFPSSKYFILGFWCLAGYFSSMLWAPIVKCIAEYLTGSVKSKVAINISATIPAGTVLSYLLSSLLLSAYGWNSVFYACGSLLIAFSIVWFLIFYRSASVLKPERISHDNSKTRNGDNISGASDQTPGLFTLIASTGLVFTILSILFNGVLKDGVTLWVPSLISDSFSLSPSSASLISVILPIINLPGAYIAIKLNNRYFNNEMTTSALLFGISAASFALLCLVGSFGPVLTVILIAISTSAMLGANTMFLTYIPLEFSSVGRSSSITGFLDACSYAASAVSGVTIGKISSAYGWNAAVYSWIAVAAAGFAVTLAGARFWKAGRHKYVSDKDDNQ from the coding sequence ATGTCTTTATTATCACAAACCGATTCCGCTATTTCTCCCGAAAAAAGAAAACAGGCCACGATACTCGGTGTGATGCTCTGCATCTCATACTGCGTCAGCTATATAGGGAGGCTTGATTTTTCAGCATGTATACCGGCCATGGCGGCTGAAGGTGTTTTCAATTCGGCGTTTGCCGGCCTTACCGGCACCGGATTCTTGATTTTCTACGGTATAGGTCAGTTTATAAACGGATTCCTCGGCGACAGAACAGATCCCGGCGCGATGATAGGAATAGGATTGTTTTTTTCAGGCATATGTAATATCTGTGTCGGATTGTCCTCTTCTTTCCCATCTTCAAAATACTTTATACTGGGTTTCTGGTGCCTCGCCGGATATTTCAGCTCGATGCTTTGGGCTCCTATTGTGAAATGCATTGCCGAATATCTGACAGGCAGCGTCAAATCCAAAGTAGCTATAAACATTTCCGCGACGATCCCCGCCGGTACGGTGCTCAGTTATCTTTTAAGCTCGCTTTTATTATCCGCATACGGATGGAACTCGGTATTCTATGCATGCGGCTCACTTCTTATCGCCTTTTCCATCGTATGGTTTTTAATTTTTTACCGTTCGGCATCCGTATTAAAACCGGAACGCATTTCTCACGACAACAGCAAAACCAGAAACGGCGATAATATATCCGGGGCTTCCGACCAAACGCCGGGGCTTTTCACACTGATCGCATCAACAGGGTTGGTTTTTACCATACTTTCAATATTATTCAACGGCGTTTTGAAGGACGGAGTAACTCTTTGGGTTCCTTCTCTTATTTCGGACAGCTTTTCGCTTTCTCCGTCCTCCGCTTCTCTTATTTCTGTCATTCTGCCGATAATAAATCTGCCGGGCGCGTATATTGCGATAAAACTGAACAACAGGTATTTCAATAACGAAATGACAACATCCGCTCTGCTTTTTGGGATCAGTGCCGCGTCATTTGCGCTGTTATGTCTTGTCGGTTCATTCGGCCCTGTTTTAACGGTCATTCTTATTGCGATTTCAACATCAGCCATGCTCGGAGCCAATACAATGTTTCTTACTTATATTCCGCTTGAATTTTCTTCCGTTGGACGATCTTCAAGCATTACCGGCTTTCTCGACGCATGCTCGTATGCCGCAAGCGCCGTTTCCGGCGTTACAATAGGAAAAATATCCTCCGCTTACGGATGGAACGCGGCAGTATACAGCTGGATCGCAGTCGCGGCCGCAGGCTTCGCCGTCACTCTTGCTGGCGCCCGTTTCTGGAAAGCCGGACGCCATAAATACGTTTCAGACAAGGATGATAATCAATGA
- a CDS encoding M55 family metallopeptidase, with the protein MNKMKYFISADIEGTCGATAWTETEYGDKPYDYLQSQMIREVSAVCEAINAKRAESEIIVRDSHDSARNLDPMSLPQNAKIIRGWSGDPYKMMTGVDIFRPDGVFYTGYHAPAGTSGNPLAHTMNTRNFIVKLNGDIMSEFMLNTYTAAYFGVPVLFISGDETICSLAKKLVPAITAVPLNKGLGNASISVNPKTALEMIKNGVASALEADYGRCFPNIPDKFTVETTYREHYRALNASYFPGAIKSGEYSVEYSAHDYLDVLRFFLFTL; encoded by the coding sequence ATGAACAAAATGAAATACTTTATCAGCGCCGATATAGAAGGCACCTGCGGTGCTACCGCGTGGACAGAAACTGAATACGGAGATAAACCGTATGATTATCTTCAGTCACAGATGATTCGCGAAGTCTCGGCTGTTTGTGAGGCAATTAACGCTAAGCGCGCCGAATCAGAAATTATTGTCAGAGATTCTCATGACAGCGCCCGCAATCTTGACCCTATGAGCTTACCGCAAAACGCGAAAATAATCCGCGGATGGTCAGGTGATCCTTATAAAATGATGACAGGCGTGGATATTTTCCGTCCGGACGGAGTATTTTACACGGGATATCACGCTCCCGCGGGAACAAGTGGAAATCCGTTGGCGCATACGATGAACACCCGAAATTTCATTGTTAAACTCAACGGCGATATCATGAGCGAATTCATGCTCAATACATATACAGCGGCATATTTCGGAGTGCCGGTGCTTTTCATAAGCGGTGATGAAACGATATGTTCATTAGCTAAAAAGCTGGTTCCTGCTATTACCGCCGTTCCTCTCAATAAAGGACTTGGCAATGCTTCGATATCCGTCAATCCGAAAACCGCTCTTGAAATGATTAAAAACGGAGTTGCCTCCGCACTTGAGGCTGATTACGGCAGATGCTTCCCGAATATACCGGATAAATTTACGGTGGAGACGACATATCGCGAGCATTACCGCGCTTTAAATGCGTCATATTTCCCCGGAGCAATAAAATCTGGAGAATACAGTGTCGAATATTCCGCTCATGATTATCTTGATGTGCTTCGCTTTTTCCTGTTTACCCTGTAA
- a CDS encoding TIM44-like domain-containing protein encodes MKRSKIKISIILAAVICLCFLFVICASADVGNFNDWGDGGGSDWGGDWSGGGDSFITDMFWNTGSGGNGISVIGIIIFVVVVFVIIKRSKGNTRTGTFTPGTPVQMMPSLPVNRNDAIEAEIKQKDPEFTSEKAVGYANEVFVKLQEAWTKRDWHIVRVFESEALFNVHNAQLDEYKRNKQTNVIERVCVNNSYLCGYQNDGTKERLDIFLEAAMNDYLTDDLTGKVVKGNKDTRYTMRYKLEFIRSSGVKTSVSQQTTTNCPNCGAPTEITSSGQCEYCHSVITTGDHGWVLNRMERVR; translated from the coding sequence ATGAAAAGAAGCAAGATTAAAATATCAATTATCCTTGCCGCCGTCATATGCTTGTGCTTTTTATTTGTTATCTGTGCGTCTGCTGATGTCGGAAACTTCAACGATTGGGGCGACGGAGGAGGAAGCGATTGGGGCGGTGACTGGAGCGGCGGCGGAGACAGCTTTATTACCGATATGTTTTGGAACACCGGCTCCGGTGGAAATGGGATTTCGGTAATAGGTATTATTATCTTCGTTGTCGTTGTATTTGTTATTATAAAAAGATCAAAAGGCAATACGAGGACGGGAACATTTACCCCGGGCACTCCCGTACAGATGATGCCCAGCCTTCCGGTAAACAGAAACGACGCCATAGAGGCCGAGATTAAACAAAAGGATCCTGAATTCACAAGCGAAAAAGCCGTCGGATACGCCAACGAAGTTTTTGTCAAGCTTCAGGAGGCATGGACAAAGCGCGACTGGCATATAGTAAGGGTTTTTGAATCTGAAGCTTTGTTCAACGTACACAACGCGCAGCTTGATGAATATAAGCGCAACAAACAGACAAACGTTATCGAACGCGTATGCGTAAACAACAGTTACCTGTGCGGATATCAGAATGACGGTACGAAGGAACGGCTTGACATATTCCTCGAGGCCGCAATGAACGATTATCTTACAGATGATCTGACCGGCAAGGTAGTTAAGGGCAACAAAGATACTCGTTACACAATGAGATACAAGCTTGAATTTATTCGCTCCAGCGGAGTAAAAACATCTGTATCGCAGCAGACGACGACAAATTGTCCGAATTGCGGCGCTCCGACCGAAATAACAAGCTCAGGTCAATGTGAATATTGCCATTCGGTCATTACAACAGGCGATCACGGATGGGTATTGAACCGTATGGAACGCGTCAGATAA